Proteins found in one Plasmodium malariae genome assembly, chromosome: 13 genomic segment:
- the RPB4 gene encoding DNA-directed RNA polymerase II subunit RPB4, putative — protein sequence MKVLGKGEPITKFETFVVIKKELENAKNIDKLLCNKLTERDEEIFQDMYEKNFIKLLSDKILYNSVQKYIVDTNPHLISKQSHNKDYNQLTEMIENISNNIVNFFKQIDIYNFDKEEKIQMIDINCKNFVDLYVIMNYGDKKCDENNIEPVLSLLKSVHITNLVQNEQ from the exons atgaAAGTATTAGGAAAAGGAGAACCTATAACGAAATTTGAAACGTTTGTAGTAATAAAGAAGGAATTAGAGAATgctaaaaatatagataaacttttatgtaataaattgaCTGAAAGAGATGAGGAAATATTTCAAGATATGtacgaaaaaaattttatcaaattattatctgataaaattctatataatagcgtccaaaaatatattgttgaCACAAATCCTCATTTAATTTCAAAGCAGTCACACAATAAAGACTACAATCAATTAACCGAAATGATTGAAAACATTTCtaataatattgttaatttttttaaacaaatagatatatataattttgataaagaagaaaaaattcaGATGATAGACATTAACTGCAAGAACTTTGTTGACCTTTATGTGATCATGAACTATGGAGATAAGAA gtGTGATGAGAATAACATTGAACCTGTTTTAAGTTTATTGAAAAGTGTTCATATTACAAATTTAGTTCAAAATGAACAATAA